The Salvelinus namaycush isolate Seneca chromosome 1, SaNama_1.0, whole genome shotgun sequence genome has a window encoding:
- the ccdc180 gene encoding coiled-coil domain-containing protein 180 produces MAETRVIPSGKVYRQMFDAQVQLSRSLHDTRRKRETNEGFLPRDNPPLSRDTDTGLQQQIRTLQAETHQCSEEMAVRDQLFSGIKHCQTSEEQLVEEEIRGLPDHVVAEKPGSDIIDRLMEKKQRNHLEAVGQLYRDLSVLSVEYETLFRQTGQEVLHQLSVYDGNVERQMQRIENISDLEKFTLQGLHEFWDTVKQESVIRRKWIKDLDDTLAKYESDRTAMIAALLRKYTGKLEKICYVMPSDIHRLINREAMMINQAILANRRAVAKLYLNLMENDLQKEVFQRLRWEDKLQDWKSFKVLGVVSRFKDFMGSPPIQCPKDVQAILDTMSAAQQSFRERRINILQSLTAMIPPRCSKTLIAEWYNSLSSVNEQIEEIQDTVHSEFLPLIGKCQSQTEEHLATMDRAFESLAKRAAVLSKSLFKFTRGASHLWEVHSAGLQRREQQLQDQLDEVRYSQEHEIQKKEAHLDVMLDRLRQESTEEALKITLEKTLHSLDEIKLVYMHFYKEEVDTVESYPAMVLEELHSYSFAVSRFFNVKELYTGSQDVIDSHREFLDSQSSETFCTSKGNVYNGQSFVSQWDTEQDSIPSEMELVVFPRSLLADLQKDIRLLFFNHLEERYQTALTNTMNIVAAKKEALKSEQDLRLHLHQPRAKRIEVDIHNVRAAELVLHRDRVDRHCKGILQALGNCRTDFHELQIRQHKLTEDFRSQIYSMEDVFTYATKSDVLVGLCGTLQSNLESHMNIIQASQRNFRQTLESKLDGLRETNVQLIKSFKLFSDGGNFTPKEIEAHHKRIEKMVKRIDTNDEAIMLDMEGTESKCLELAKDVINRFEEKFHFLTVDLKFLEKIQGMLTNTQVQIKTEATKSNMQNKKINSLLTELKTMVDTCARSSPEKTVTTDDVFTFTWSIIEELRARCHYLECFLNPSMAVLMPECPLQGAFGVAARPKSRKSASPAIDGLLQPSRMGVSFMDDVAVGVIRGLLRSERTSLKSPRKPIQSRQRGSQQQSQSGCRLLLGRGQGILPNLSVHKGQREPFLCRYHWSTIMQKSLVATVELLYSLVFLVSLHGDLSTLIYLFYSVKRFSKPTRFDKRFQVFGLKPETHGVTAFKTLITSILWKTNDILLLVAEEFYKKKERRPVTRPQYLQETFEQCAEEINKRLLVYQSQTQDYHNNCLQEFRQQLKDIEEGLSKVPGVLISNLGEQHLGSLSQDTDNIRQQLGITLHESEGRKKKHSGKLSVRLSHPACEKELEALNRAEEERQRELTNAITNTLQELQACVRKHGEEFVRALTSLTENLLFQMDNLLTVDEVQVGQAEMKSENVTTLIRRKQAGIPLEEKQSAHLIQRGSRTWPGISYFGYSTDDPVEQPCKKTASITTAKTTLGHLRAVEARESMYQCYEQRYREELARAVQESQVQRTEVQCWEEHWRGLLNTLTQLNAE; encoded by the exons ATGGCTGAGACTCGTGTCATTCCAAGTGGGAAAGTCTACCGCCAGATGTTTGACGCCCAG GTTCAGCTGTCAAGGTCTCTACATGATACTCGGAGGAAACGTGAGACTAATGAAGGATTCTTACCAAGGGACAACCCTCCTCTTAGTAGGGACACAGACACTGGTCTGCAGCAGCAGATTAGAACTCTTCAGGCTGAAACCCACCAATGCTCAGAGGAAATGGCTGTTAG GGACCAACTGTTCTCAGGCATCAAGCATTGCCAGACGAGTGAGGAGCAGCTTGTTGAGGAGGAGATCCGTGGACTACCTGATCATGTTG TGGCAGAAAAGCCAGGGTCAGACATCATTGACCGCCTGATGGAGAAAAAGCAGAGGAACCACCTAGAGGCTGTGGGACAGTTGTACAGGGACCTTTCTGTGCTCAGTGTG GAGTATGAGACATTATTCAGGCAAACTGGGCAAGAGGTGCTGCACCAACTCTCAGTGTATGATGGCAATGTGGAGAGACAAATGCAGAGGATTGAAAATATTTCTGATTTGGAGAAGTTCACCTTACAG GGACTTCATGAGTTCTGGGATACAGTGAAACAAGAGTCAGTGATTAGGAGGAAGTGGATAAAGGATCTGGATGATACCCTGGCTAAGTATGAGTCTGACAGAACAGCCATG ATTGCAGCATTGCTGAGAAAATACACAGGGAAACTGGAAAAAATCTGCTACGTAATGCCTTCGGATATCCACCGACTGATCAATAGAGAAGCCATG ATGATAAACCAGGCTATTCTAGCAAATAGACGAGCAGTGGCCAAGCTCTACCTGAACCTGATGGAGAATGATCTACAGAAGGAGGTATTCCAACGACTCAGATGGGAGGACAAACTGCAAGACTGGAAGAGCTTTAAGGTCCTTGGTGTGGTCAGCAGGTTCAA AGATTTCATGGGAAGCCCTCCAATCCAGTGTCCCAAGGACGTACAAGCTATTCTGGACACCATGAGTGCAGCACAGCAATCTTTTAGAGAAAGACGCATCAACATTCTTCAGTCACTCAC TGCCATGATACCTCCAAGATGTTCAAAGACTCTAATCGCTGAGTGGTATAACTCTTTGTCATCTGTCAACGAGCAAATTG AAGAGATCCAGGATACTGTTCATTCTGAGttcctgcctctgattgggaaatgcCAGAGCCAGACCGAGGAGCACCTTGCCACCATGGAT AGAGCGTTTGAGTCTTTGGCCAAGAGAGCTGCTGTGCTAAGTAAGTCACTTTTCAAATTCACACGTGGGGCATCTCACCTGTGGGAGGTGCACAGTGCCGGGCTGCAGAGGAGGGAGCAGCAGCTGCAAGACCAGCTGGACGAGGTGCGCTACAGTCAGGAGCATGAAATCCAG AAGAAGGAGGCTCATCTTGATGTTATGTTGGACAGACTGAGACAGGAGAGCACTGAAGAGGCACTCAAAATCACACTGGAGAAGACTCTACACTCCCTGGATGAAATAAAACTTGT ATACATGCACTTCTACAAAGAAGAGGTGGATACAGTGGAGAGTTATCCTGCCATGGTCTTGGAGGAGCTGCACTCTTACAGCTTTGCTGTCAGTCGATTCTTCAACGTCAAGGAGCTATATACCGGTAGTCAG GATGTCATTGATTCCCATCGGGAGTTTCTTGACTCTCAGTCCAGTGAGACATTCTGCACCTCTAAAGGCAATGTGTACAACGGTCAGAGCTTTGTCTCTCAATGGGACACGGAGCAGGATTCCATTCCATCTGAGATGGAGTTGGTTGTGTTCCCCAGAAGTCTTCTTGCGGATCTACAAAAAGA TATACGTCTGTTGTTTTTCAATCACCTCGAAGAGAGATATCAGACTGCTCTGACCAACACTATGAATATTGTGGCAGCCAAGAAGGAAGCACTGAAGTCAGAGCAGGACCTCCGACTGCACCTCCACCAACCACGGGCTAAGAGAATCGAGGTGGACATCCACAATGTCCGTGCTG CGGAACTGGTACTGCACAGAGATCGTGTGGATAGGCACTGTAAAGGCATCTTGCAGGCCCTTGGCAACTGCCGAACGGACTTCCACGAACTCCAGATTCGACAGCACAAACTGACTGAGGACTTCAGATCCCAGATTTACAGCATGGAGGATGTCTTTACCTATGCCACCAAGTCAGACGT GCTGGTTGGACTATGTGGTACGCTGCAATCCAATTTGGAGAGCCACATGAACATCATTCAGGCATCACAGAGAAACTTCAGACAGACTCTGGAGTCCAAGCTGGATGGCCTAAGAGAGACCAACGTCCAGTTAATCAAATCCTTTAA GCTGTTCTCAGATGGAGGGAACTTCACACCCAAAGAGATAGAGGCGCATCACAAACGGATTGAGAAAATGGTTAAACGTATCGACACCAACGATGAGGCCATAATGCTGGATATGGAGGGGACAGAGTCCAAGTGTCTGGAGCTG GCGAAGGATGTGATAAACAGATTTGAGGAGAAATTCCACTTTTTGACAGTGGATTTGAAGTTTCTGGAGAAAATACAAGGAATGCTAACAAATACACAGGTTCAGATAAAAACAGAG GCAACAAAGAGCAACATGCAAAATAAGAAAATCAACAGCCTCCTGACAGAGTTAAAAACTATGGTAGATACTTGTGCCAGAAGCAGTCCAGAAAAG ACAGTGACGACAGATGATGTTTTCACTTTTACGTGGTCTATAATAGAGGAATTGAGGGCACGATGCCATTATCTTGAATGCTTTTTG AACCCTTCCATGGCAGTACTGATGCCTGAATGCCCTCTCCAGGGGGCCTTCGGTGTAGCAGCACGCCCCAAGTCCCGCAAGTCAGCAAGCCCTGCCATAGACGGTCTGCTCCAGCCCAGCCGCATGGGGGTGTCCTTCATGGATGATGTGGCCGTGGGGGTCATCAGGGGACTGCTGAGGTCAGAGAGAA CAAGCCTAAAGTCACCCAGGAAGCCAATTCAGAGTCGACAGAGAGGGTCTCAGCAGCAGTCACAG TCAGGTTGTCGTCTCCTATTGGGCAGAGGTCAGGGGATTCTGCCGAATCTGTCAGTGCACAAAGGTCAGAGGGAACCTTTTCTGTGTCGTTATCACTGGAGCACAATCATGCAGAAATCACTTGTAGCAACAGTAGAGTTACTGTATAGCTTAGTTTTCCTGGTCAGTTTACATGGAGACCTAAGCACTCTCATCTATTTATTTTATAGTGTGAAGAGGTTTTCTAAACCCACTCGCTTTGACAAGAGATTCCAGGTGTTTGGTCTCAAACCAGAGACACATGGCGT AACTGCCTTCAAAACTTTGATAACCAGCATTCTTTGGAAGACCAATGATATTCTTCTCCTGGTTGCTGAG GAGTTCTATAAGAAGAAGGAACGCCGGCCTGTCACAAGGCCTCAGTACCTCCAGGAGACGTTTGAACAATGTGCTGAGGAGATTAACAAAAGGCTGCTCGTCTACCAGAGCCAAACTCAGGACTACCACAACAATTGTCTGCAAG AATTCCGACAGCAGCTGAAAGACATTGAGGAGGGTCTTTCCAAGGTGCCAGGGGTGCTCATCTCTAACCTGGGAGAACAACACCTGGGGAGCCTGAGCCAGGACACGGACAACATCCGTCAACAGCTAGGCATCACTCTGCATGAGAGCGAGGGGAGAAAG AAAAAGCACAGTGGCAAGCTGAGTGTGCGTCTGAGCCATCCTGCTTGTGAGAAAGAGCTGGAGGCCTTGAATCGTGCTGaagaggagagacaaagagagctgACCAATGCCATCACGAACACTCTGCAAGAGCTACAA GCATGTGTGAGGAAACATGGGGAGGAGTTTGTGAGAGCACTCACCTCTCTGACAGAGAACCTGCTGTTCCAGATGGACAACCTCCTGACCGTAGATGAGGTCCAAGTTGGCC AAGCTGAAATGAAGAGTGAAAATGTCACCACTCTAATTCGCCGAAAACAAGCTGGTATTCCGCTAGAGGAGAAGCAAAGTGCACATCTAATACAGCGAGGCAGCAG AACGTGGCCAGGAATCTCTTACTTTGGATACAGTACTGATGATCCAGTGGAGCAACCATGCAAGAAAACAGCCTCCATCACCACTGCAAAGACCACCTTAGGCCACCTGAGAGCAGTGGAGGCCCGTGAATCTATGTACCAG TGCTATGAGCAGCGGTACAGGGAGGAGCTGGCCCGGGCCGTGCAGGAGAGCCAGGTCCAGAGGACGGAGGTGCAGTGCTGGGAGGAACACTGGAGAGGCTTACTGAACACTCTGACCCAGCTCAACGCTGAGTGA